In Acinetobacter piscicola, a single window of DNA contains:
- a CDS encoding response regulator: MRILLVEDDVLLAKATARGLDQANFVVDIATTAEQAYHFLASYDYQFILLDLGLPDRNGLEILKSLRRKKNKVGVIILTAQDKIQERISGLDAGADDFVVKPYDLYEVIARIQAVLRRISGEVSDLIQIGNIAVNKATKQVLRDHTEVELTPKEFHLLELFILNRGRIISRESIENSFYAYDADVSSNVIQVYIHNLRRKLGKNIVRTVQSFGYIMDENY, encoded by the coding sequence GTGAGAATATTGTTAGTTGAAGACGATGTCTTACTGGCTAAGGCGACAGCACGGGGCTTAGACCAAGCGAATTTTGTTGTTGATATCGCCACCACAGCAGAACAAGCCTATCATTTTTTGGCGAGTTATGATTATCAGTTTATTTTGCTTGATTTAGGTTTGCCAGACAGGAATGGATTGGAAATTTTAAAGTCACTGCGTCGTAAAAAGAATAAAGTAGGCGTTATTATTTTGACTGCTCAGGATAAAATTCAGGAGCGAATTTCCGGTTTAGATGCTGGGGCAGATGATTTTGTAGTTAAACCCTATGATTTGTATGAAGTTATTGCACGGATTCAAGCAGTATTACGCCGTATTTCAGGAGAAGTGAGTGATTTGATTCAGATTGGCAATATTGCGGTTAATAAAGCGACTAAACAGGTACTGAGAGATCACACTGAAGTTGAATTAACCCCGAAAGAGTTTCACTTGCTAGAACTATTTATCCTTAACCGTGGCCGGATCATTTCACGGGAGAGTATAGAAAACTCATTTTATGCCTATGATGCAGATGTGAGCAGTAATGTGATACAGGTTTATATTCATAATTTACGGCGTAAGCTGGGAAAAAATATCGTGCGCACTGTACAAAGCTTTGGATATATTATGGATGAAAATTATTAA
- a CDS encoding ATP-binding protein — MANFIRSYSLTRRLSFILMVITASVWVGSLGCIYWGMQRTANNIFDKSLAETAHALLSTTSSSLAGQIPDHTVIEKAQGEHYNQIIFQIWHRNGKLIYRSVGVGTHPFVQQANFGWIQIRNKTYRSYSVWDSTHTIQVQIAQVWTIRQDIQRDMLLFLIGISAFFLPLLSWLILQTIRSHLSTVFSISQNLEKQSIEHLKPINLVVPKEIEPLVNSLNTLLSEIAESLQREKRFTSNAAHELRTPLAAIRLHAQVLQSARSTEEAREATEDIMIGIDKTSRMITQLLTLARIEPNAHQAQGSVDLVNVIQSTLAMMDFQLRQAKIDLQLQLESALVMAQMDQLEIMLRNLLENAIIYRSYERPCVIKISCGCVKNYSFVQIEDNGIGLDEAQIPLIFQRFYRVNQNSVIIGSGLGLSIVKQIVDLYHGKVELRRTNAIGGLMVRIEFNQQN; from the coding sequence ATGGCCAATTTCATTCGCAGTTATTCACTGACCAGACGTCTATCATTTATTTTAATGGTCATCACCGCCAGTGTCTGGGTGGGTAGTTTAGGTTGTATTTACTGGGGAATGCAGCGTACCGCGAACAATATTTTTGATAAATCACTGGCTGAAACAGCCCATGCTTTACTTTCGACTACTTCAAGTTCACTGGCGGGGCAAATCCCGGATCATACGGTCATCGAGAAAGCTCAAGGGGAGCATTATAATCAGATTATTTTCCAGATCTGGCATCGTAATGGCAAGTTGATTTATCGTTCGGTTGGCGTTGGCACACATCCGTTTGTCCAGCAAGCCAACTTTGGCTGGATTCAGATTCGTAATAAAACCTATCGCAGTTATTCGGTTTGGGACAGCACCCACACTATACAAGTACAAATTGCACAGGTTTGGACGATCCGTCAGGATATCCAGAGAGATATGTTGTTATTTTTAATAGGGATTTCAGCATTTTTTTTACCATTACTGTCCTGGCTGATTTTACAGACCATACGCAGCCATCTTTCTACTGTGTTCAGCATCAGTCAAAACTTGGAAAAGCAGTCGATTGAGCATTTAAAACCTATTAATCTTGTCGTACCCAAAGAAATCGAACCTTTGGTGAATTCATTAAATACATTATTGAGTGAAATTGCAGAAAGTTTGCAACGTGAAAAACGTTTCACCTCAAATGCAGCTCATGAGTTACGTACACCTCTAGCTGCGATCCGCCTGCATGCACAAGTTTTGCAGAGCGCACGTTCTACCGAGGAGGCGCGAGAAGCAACTGAGGACATCATGATTGGCATTGATAAAACCTCGCGAATGATTACGCAGTTACTAACCTTGGCACGGATTGAACCCAATGCTCATCAAGCTCAAGGCTCGGTTGATCTCGTTAATGTGATTCAAAGTACCCTTGCGATGATGGATTTTCAGCTTCGTCAGGCAAAGATTGACTTACAGTTACAACTGGAGTCGGCCCTGGTCATGGCACAAATGGATCAATTGGAAATTATGCTCCGTAATCTTTTAGAGAATGCCATCATCTATCGTAGTTATGAACGCCCGTGTGTCATAAAAATCAGTTGTGGCTGTGTTAAAAATTATAGCTTTGTGCAGATTGAGGATAATGGAATTGGTTTGGATGAAGCACAAATACCGCTGATTTTCCAAAGATTCTATAGGGTGAATCAGAACAGTGTCATTATTGGTAGTGGTCTCGGCTTATCGATTGTTAAGCAAATTGTCGATTTATATCACGGAAAAGTTGAGTTACGTCGGACAAATGCTATTGGTGGTCTTATGGTTAGGATTGAATTTAACCAGCAGAACTAA
- the glmS gene encoding glutamine--fructose-6-phosphate transaminase (isomerizing): protein MCGIVGGVAERSITNILIEGLKRLEYRGYDSAGVALVDHGQILRERRVGKVANLEQAVNEADIIGSLGIAHTRWATHGKPTENNAHPHISGDVAVVHNGIIENYQELKNELEALGYVFTSQTDTEVVAHLVHEALKTIPDLLKAVESIVPQLKGAYALGIVHTAHPDELITVREGSPLVIGVGIGENFISSDQLALLPITNRFMYLEEGDIARLTRNSIEVFVNGQLVERPIKELDATVSNASKGEYKHYMLKEIYEQPEAIQQTISQALNGNALRDDFLKNAEVDFNNIQQVQIIACGTSYHAGMIAKYWFEQIIDLPCQVEIASEFRYRSPVIVGNTLYVCISQSGETADTLAALRDTQKRAAAKNLSISTMTICNVATSSMVRETNHHLLTLAGPEIGVASTKAFTTQLAALMLLILKIGQVKNSISAENMAEITTALWHTPKVILDTLQGDKAILRLSELFKEKQHCLFLGRGTEFPIALEGALKLKEISYIHAEGYAAGELKHGPLALVDNDMPVVILAPNDDMLDKLKSNMEEVQARGGELFVFADENSGIVEKDRQHVVHIPTTNHWLAPIVYSIPVQLLSYHVAVLRGTDVDQPRNLAKSVTVE, encoded by the coding sequence ATGTGTGGTATTGTTGGTGGCGTTGCAGAACGTAGTATTACAAATATTTTAATCGAAGGTCTAAAACGCCTCGAATATCGTGGTTATGACTCTGCGGGTGTTGCACTCGTTGATCACGGTCAAATTTTACGTGAACGTCGTGTAGGTAAAGTTGCAAACCTTGAACAAGCCGTGAATGAAGCAGATATTATCGGTTCTCTTGGTATTGCACATACACGTTGGGCAACGCATGGCAAACCAACTGAAAATAATGCACATCCGCATATTTCTGGTGATGTAGCCGTTGTTCATAATGGTATTATTGAAAATTATCAAGAACTTAAAAATGAATTAGAAGCTTTGGGTTATGTATTTACCTCACAAACAGATACTGAGGTTGTTGCGCATTTAGTCCATGAAGCACTCAAAACAATTCCAGATTTATTGAAAGCGGTAGAGAGCATCGTACCTCAACTCAAAGGTGCCTATGCCTTAGGTATTGTACATACTGCACATCCTGATGAATTGATTACAGTTCGTGAAGGTTCTCCACTTGTGATTGGTGTCGGTATTGGTGAAAACTTTATTAGCTCTGATCAATTGGCTTTACTTCCAATTACCAATCGCTTTATGTACCTTGAAGAAGGTGATATTGCACGTTTAACACGCAATAGTATTGAAGTATTTGTAAATGGACAGTTGGTTGAACGCCCAATTAAAGAACTAGATGCAACGGTCAGTAATGCATCAAAAGGTGAATACAAGCACTACATGCTCAAAGAAATTTATGAACAACCCGAAGCGATTCAGCAAACCATTTCTCAAGCACTCAATGGCAATGCGCTACGTGATGATTTCTTAAAAAATGCAGAAGTTGATTTCAATAATATTCAACAAGTTCAAATCATCGCTTGTGGTACCAGTTACCATGCAGGCATGATTGCCAAATATTGGTTCGAGCAAATTATTGATTTACCTTGCCAAGTTGAAATTGCAAGTGAATTCCGCTATCGCTCACCTGTCATTGTAGGCAATACATTATATGTATGTATTTCTCAATCAGGCGAAACAGCGGATACTTTAGCCGCATTACGTGATACGCAAAAACGTGCAGCAGCGAAAAATCTATCTATTTCAACCATGACGATTTGTAACGTTGCAACATCATCAATGGTCCGTGAAACCAATCATCACTTACTTACACTTGCTGGTCCTGAAATTGGGGTTGCTTCAACAAAAGCATTTACCACTCAGCTTGCTGCGTTAATGTTGTTGATCTTAAAAATTGGTCAAGTGAAAAATTCAATTTCTGCTGAAAATATGGCAGAAATTACAACCGCTTTATGGCATACACCAAAAGTTATTTTAGATACTTTACAAGGTGACAAAGCAATTTTACGCTTGTCAGAACTCTTTAAAGAAAAACAACATTGTTTATTCTTAGGGCGCGGCACGGAGTTCCCTATTGCGCTTGAAGGTGCTTTAAAGCTCAAAGAAATTTCATATATTCATGCTGAAGGTTATGCTGCTGGCGAACTTAAACATGGTCCACTGGCTTTAGTGGATAATGACATGCCTGTGGTTATTCTCGCGCCAAACGATGATATGTTAGATAAGTTAAAATCTAATATGGAAGAAGTTCAAGCACGTGGTGGTGAACTCTTTGTCTTTGCAGATGAAAACAGTGGTATTGTAGAAAAAGATCGCCAACATGTTGTGCATATTCCAACCACAAATCATTGGTTAGCCCCTATTGTTTATAGCATTCCAGTACAACTTTTGTCGTATCATGTTGCTGTATTACGTGGTACAGATGTCGATCAACCTCGTAACTTGGCAAAATCTGTCACTGTAGAATAA
- the glmU gene encoding bifunctional UDP-N-acetylglucosamine diphosphorylase/glucosamine-1-phosphate N-acetyltransferase GlmU, protein MSTTVIILAAGKGTRMRSSLPKVLQPLAGRPLLGHVIETAKKLQAKNIITIFGHGGHLVQNAFANENVQWVEQTEQLGTGHAVKVTLPVLSTEGMSLILSGDVPCVQYSTLQRLIDASHTSGIGLVTLTLDDSTGYGRIVRKDGKIQAIVEHKDASDEQRQIKEINTGIYCVSNAKLHEWLPKLSNDNAQGEYYLTDIVAMALADGMEIASIQPELAFEVEGVNDRLQLAALEREFQNHQAKLLMQQGVHIIDPQRFDLRGKLKTGNDVRIDINVVIEGDCEFGDHVEIGAGCIIKNTKIAAGTKVQPYSIFDNAIVGEQVQIGPFARLRPGAKLANEVHIGNFVEVKNTSIGFASKANHFAYLGDAEIGAESNIGAGTITCNYDGANKHKTIIGNHAFVGTNNSLVAPVTIGNGATTGAGSVITHDVADNSLAFERAKQISKENYQRPQKVKK, encoded by the coding sequence ATGTCAACAACTGTAATCATTCTTGCTGCTGGTAAAGGAACACGTATGCGTTCTAGCCTGCCTAAAGTGTTACAACCTTTAGCTGGACGTCCTTTACTGGGTCATGTGATTGAAACAGCAAAAAAATTACAAGCAAAAAATATAATTACAATTTTTGGGCATGGTGGTCATTTAGTTCAAAATGCATTTGCTAATGAAAACGTGCAATGGGTTGAACAAACTGAACAACTCGGTACAGGACATGCGGTAAAAGTCACTTTACCCGTACTTTCTACAGAAGGGATGTCTTTAATTTTGTCAGGTGATGTACCTTGTGTACAATACAGCACTTTGCAACGTCTGATTGATGCATCTCATACATCTGGCATTGGTTTAGTCACGCTCACTTTAGATGATTCTACAGGCTATGGTCGTATTGTTCGTAAAGATGGAAAAATTCAAGCCATTGTTGAACATAAAGATGCATCTGATGAGCAACGCCAAATCAAAGAAATTAACACAGGTATTTACTGTGTCAGCAATGCTAAATTGCATGAATGGTTACCAAAACTGAGTAACGACAATGCCCAAGGTGAATATTACCTCACCGACATCGTTGCTATGGCATTGGCTGATGGCATGGAAATCGCCTCAATTCAACCTGAACTCGCTTTTGAAGTTGAAGGTGTGAATGACCGTCTACAACTTGCTGCATTAGAACGTGAATTCCAAAATCACCAAGCAAAATTGTTGATGCAACAAGGTGTACATATTATTGATCCACAACGTTTTGACCTTCGTGGAAAACTCAAAACAGGCAATGATGTTCGTATTGATATCAATGTGGTCATTGAAGGTGACTGTGAGTTCGGCGATCATGTCGAAATTGGCGCAGGTTGTATTATTAAAAATACTAAAATTGCGGCTGGCACCAAAGTTCAACCTTATAGCATTTTTGACAATGCCATTGTTGGAGAACAAGTTCAAATTGGACCATTTGCACGTTTACGCCCAGGTGCAAAATTAGCCAATGAAGTACATATTGGCAACTTTGTTGAAGTGAAAAATACGTCTATTGGTTTTGCATCTAAAGCCAATCATTTTGCTTATCTTGGTGACGCTGAAATTGGCGCTGAATCCAATATTGGTGCAGGGACAATCACGTGTAACTATGACGGTGCCAACAAACATAAAACCATTATTGGTAATCATGCCTTTGTCGGTACAAATAACTCATTGGTTGCACCTGTAACGATTGGCAACGGTGCAACAACAGGTGCAGGCTCAGTGATCACGCATGATGTTGCAGACAACAGCCTTGCATTTGAACGAGCAAAACAAATTTCTAAAGAAAATTATCAGCGTCCCCAAAAGGTCAAGAAATAA
- a CDS encoding phosphatidylglycerophosphatase A: MDINTLHKPPIIFKEMTWSERFIVFCGVGFGSGLAPKAPGTFGSAFALLFIPLWLMLGFYASVAVIILMSFIGIYICGQTAKIIHVHDDGRIVWDEFAGQSITFLPLIYLGEMSWLWALIGFALFRLFDVWKPWPIRVIDQRVDGGFGIMFDDIIAGIWAALCIAIYFYFI; encoded by the coding sequence ATGGATATCAACACTTTGCATAAACCTCCTATTATCTTTAAAGAGATGACTTGGTCTGAACGCTTTATTGTGTTCTGCGGTGTTGGTTTTGGCTCAGGCCTAGCCCCCAAAGCACCCGGTACTTTCGGTTCAGCCTTTGCCTTATTATTCATTCCTCTTTGGCTTATGCTTGGCTTTTATGCTTCTGTAGCCGTTATCATTCTCATGTCATTCATTGGTATTTATATTTGTGGGCAAACTGCAAAGATTATTCACGTGCATGATGATGGACGCATTGTTTGGGATGAATTTGCAGGGCAATCAATTACTTTTCTTCCTCTGATTTATTTAGGGGAAATGAGTTGGTTATGGGCATTGATTGGTTTTGCTTTATTCCGTTTGTTTGATGTGTGGAAACCTTGGCCGATTCGTGTCATTGACCAGCGAGTTGATGGCGGCTTTGGCATCATGTTTGATGACATCATTGCTGGAATTTGGGCTGCGTTGTGTATTGCGATTTATTTTTATTTTATTTGA
- the thiL gene encoding thiamine-phosphate kinase encodes MAEFSIIDTYFNRQSTDVDLGVGDDSALLSPPCNQQLVICTDTLVAGRHFPLETSPHAIGWKSVAVNLSDIAAMGAKPHSILLALSLPQIDHSWLKDFSQGLYDCCDQFGVRLIGGDTTQSPHLTITVTALGWIETGQAVTRSDAQVDDLIVVSGTVGDAAFALEHLGHPLQQRLDYPTPRCELGMLLKNLAHSMLDISDGLAQDLGHILDASGVGASLNLDQLPINAALHSLALEKQWEYALSGGDDYELCFTISQQNYQKLLQLQPNVKTTIIGKIKAQHGLTFEKDGLDHPLHFHGYQHFA; translated from the coding sequence ATGGCTGAGTTCTCAATTATCGATACCTATTTTAACCGTCAATCTACGGATGTAGATTTAGGTGTCGGTGATGACTCAGCACTGCTTTCTCCTCCATGTAATCAACAATTAGTGATTTGTACAGACACACTGGTTGCAGGTCGGCATTTTCCTTTAGAGACTTCTCCTCATGCCATAGGCTGGAAATCTGTTGCTGTCAATTTATCTGACATTGCTGCAATGGGTGCAAAACCGCATAGTATTCTGCTCGCATTGAGCCTACCCCAAATTGATCATTCTTGGCTCAAAGATTTTAGTCAGGGTTTATATGATTGTTGCGATCAATTTGGTGTACGTTTAATCGGTGGTGACACCACACAAAGTCCACATCTCACCATTACAGTGACTGCACTCGGCTGGATTGAGACAGGTCAAGCCGTGACGCGTTCAGATGCACAAGTCGATGATCTTATCGTAGTCAGTGGTACTGTGGGCGATGCTGCATTTGCACTCGAGCATTTAGGGCATCCCTTACAACAACGTTTGGACTACCCCACTCCCCGCTGCGAACTGGGGATGCTGTTAAAAAATCTTGCACATAGCATGCTTGATATCTCTGATGGTTTGGCACAAGATTTAGGACATATTCTGGATGCATCAGGTGTTGGCGCAAGTTTAAACTTAGACCAACTCCCTATAAATGCAGCACTTCACAGCTTGGCCTTAGAAAAACAGTGGGAATACGCGCTTTCGGGTGGCGATGACTATGAGTTATGCTTTACAATAAGTCAGCAAAACTATCAAAAACTTTTGCAATTACAACCCAATGTTAAGACTACAATCATCGGGAAAATTAAGGCACAACACGGACTCACATTTGAAAAAGATGGCTTAGATCATCCTCTTCACTTTCATGGATATCAACACTTTGCATAA
- the nusB gene encoding transcription antitermination factor NusB, whose amino-acid sequence MSQTLQATYAAKRKARRFAVQGIYEWQMSHNPVHEIEARTRADNAMHKVDLSYYHELLTAVIANHEALDALLIPVLDREIEALDGVELATLRLGAYELKDHLEVPYRVVLDEAIELAKHFGGADSHKYINGVLDRLATSLREAEKQQAK is encoded by the coding sequence ATGTCGCAAACACTCCAAGCTACTTATGCAGCAAAACGTAAAGCACGTCGTTTTGCTGTACAAGGGATTTATGAATGGCAAATGAGCCACAACCCTGTGCATGAAATCGAAGCACGTACGCGTGCTGACAATGCGATGCATAAAGTGGATCTCAGCTATTATCATGAGTTGCTCACAGCCGTGATCGCAAACCATGAGGCATTGGATGCTTTACTTATTCCAGTTCTTGATCGTGAGATCGAAGCATTGGATGGCGTTGAACTTGCAACATTGCGTTTAGGCGCATATGAACTCAAAGATCATCTTGAAGTTCCATATCGTGTTGTTTTAGACGAAGCAATTGAACTTGCAAAACACTTTGGTGGTGCAGACAGTCATAAATACATCAATGGTGTATTAGACCGTTTAGCAACAAGCCTGCGTGAAGCAGAAAAGCAACAAGCAAAATAA
- the ribE gene encoding 6,7-dimethyl-8-ribityllumazine synthase yields MAIRRIEGLLHLASEDRYAILVGRFNSFVVEHLLEGAIDTLHRHGVSDDNITVVHAPGAWELPVVAKKLASSGKFDAVIALGAVIRGSTPHFDFVAGECAKGLGVVGLDTGLPVINGVLTTDSIEQAIERSGTKAGNKGGEAALTAIEMVNLLKAI; encoded by the coding sequence ATGGCGATTCGCCGAATTGAAGGTTTGTTACATCTCGCGAGCGAAGACCGTTACGCGATTTTAGTTGGTCGTTTTAACAGCTTTGTTGTTGAACATTTATTAGAAGGTGCAATTGATACATTGCATCGCCATGGTGTTAGCGACGATAATATCACTGTCGTTCATGCACCTGGCGCATGGGAGCTCCCTGTAGTTGCAAAAAAACTTGCAAGCTCTGGTAAATTCGATGCTGTAATCGCACTTGGCGCAGTCATTCGTGGGAGTACACCACATTTTGACTTCGTTGCAGGTGAATGTGCCAAAGGTTTAGGTGTGGTTGGTCTCGATACTGGCTTACCTGTGATCAATGGTGTATTGACTACGGACAGTATTGAACAGGCGATTGAACGCTCTGGTACAAAAGCAGGTAATAAAGGTGGTGAAGCTGCCCTTACTGCAATTGAAATGGTTAACCTGTTAAAGGCAATTTAA
- the ribBA gene encoding bifunctional 3,4-dihydroxy-2-butanone-4-phosphate synthase/GTP cyclohydrolase II — MALNTVEELVADIRAGKMVILMDDEDRENEGDLVIAATHVRPEDINFMITHARGLVCLTLSRDRCKQLDLPLMVDSNGAQHGTNFTLSIEAAEGITTGISAAERAHTIQTAVAAHAKPTDIVQPGHIFPLMAQPGGVLHRAGHTEAGCDLARLAGLEPASVICEIINEDGTMARRPDLEVFAEKHGIKMGTIADLIHYRMTNEQTVEHLDHQEIETEYGTFNLHRYREIGNPDIHLALVKGEPKDGVTTVRVHGFNPARDLLKLNKKDGEPAWNLDKALKTIAHSERGILVWIGQRHLSDLGPALEALSKPKPTKSNAVLSQQYQTIGVGAQILRDLGVEKMKLLSSPLRFNALSGFNLEVVEYVTADQA; from the coding sequence ATGGCGCTCAATACTGTTGAAGAGCTTGTAGCAGATATTCGTGCAGGAAAAATGGTCATCCTGATGGATGATGAAGATCGTGAGAATGAAGGTGATTTGGTCATTGCTGCAACTCATGTACGTCCTGAAGACATCAACTTTATGATTACCCATGCTCGTGGATTGGTTTGTCTGACTCTAAGCCGTGACCGTTGCAAGCAATTAGACTTACCTTTAATGGTTGATAGTAATGGCGCGCAACACGGCACCAACTTTACGTTGTCCATTGAAGCCGCTGAAGGCATTACTACAGGTATTTCTGCTGCAGAACGTGCGCATACCATTCAGACAGCTGTTGCTGCACATGCCAAACCAACTGACATTGTTCAACCTGGGCATATTTTCCCGCTCATGGCGCAGCCAGGTGGCGTATTGCACCGTGCAGGACATACTGAAGCAGGCTGTGATTTGGCTCGCTTAGCTGGACTTGAACCAGCATCTGTCATTTGCGAAATTATCAATGAAGACGGTACGATGGCACGTCGTCCTGATCTTGAAGTATTTGCTGAAAAACATGGCATAAAAATGGGGACGATTGCCGATCTGATTCATTATCGTATGACCAATGAACAGACCGTTGAACATTTAGACCATCAAGAAATTGAAACCGAATACGGTACATTTAATTTGCACCGTTATCGTGAAATTGGTAATCCAGACATTCATCTTGCTTTGGTGAAAGGCGAGCCGAAAGACGGCGTAACTACAGTTCGTGTACATGGCTTTAATCCAGCTCGAGATTTGTTAAAACTCAACAAGAAAGATGGTGAGCCTGCATGGAACTTAGACAAAGCACTCAAAACCATTGCCCATAGTGAACGCGGAATTTTGGTGTGGATTGGTCAACGCCATTTGTCTGATTTAGGACCTGCGCTAGAAGCATTAAGCAAGCCAAAACCAACCAAATCCAATGCTGTACTTTCTCAACAATATCAAACCATTGGTGTCGGTGCGCAAATTTTACGTGATTTAGGTGTTGAGAAAATGAAATTGCTCAGTTCACCATTACGTTTTAACGCATTATCAGGTTTTAATTTGGAAGTGGTAGAATACGTTACCGCTGATCAAGCTTAA